CAGCTTACGGCACCGCCAGCACCCGCTCTGGTCACCCTTCGAGACCAAGCTTCAAATTTACAATCTAAATAGGAAATCAACGATGAACACCGCAACTACTTCGGATAAGATCTCGGCCCCCTGGCGGACAGCTTCACGTCAGATCCCCCACTGTTTCAATCATCGAATAGCTGATCGAATAAATTCGCGTCGCAAACAACAGTTATACGCGGTCATTGAGATCGGCCGTGATCTATTGTTGGTTGAGGAGGAAATCGGGGCTAGGCAGTTCGGTGAATGGCTGCAAGCTCATTGTCACATTGATGAGAAAGCCGCACGGAGATACATGCGTTTCGCCAAAAGGTTTGGCGATAAACTTGAGGTCATTTCGGAACTGCCGGATTCAATCCTTTACAAGCTTGGGGCAGGCGTGACTCCGGAGGAAGTGGCGCGTGTGGTCCTGGCTTATTTCGAGGCCGGTTGGCCTCTTCCACCTAACGAAATTGATCGTCTGATAAGAGAGCGCAGAGCTGAACTTCATGCTCGATACCTGGACGACATAATCGGATGATGCAAATGATCCTGCCTCAGCCGAAAGAACCTGCCCCCGGATCAGTTGGCCGCCCGTCGATCTGGACACACGCGCCAGCAGGCGTGAGCGTCACCGCCCCAAGGATCCTTCATGCACTCAGCGCCTGTCAGCCCGGTGAACGGCTGATGCATGGTTGGCGTGAGGTGGGACGGATCGGCAGGACCGGCATCCCACTGCCCACATTCCACTATCGTCTTGATGATGAGTGCTCTTCGGCGCTGATCGGGCAACATGGTGAGGTATTCCGGAAGCGGTTCACATGGGCCGGCATGGTGCAAGGCCTTCAGCCGGTGCGACTCATACCGCCCAAGCGCGAGCCCTGAGACTTCCGGTAATCCGGACATCGTAGTTCCGATACCGGAGCACGGTCGCCCGACCGAACTCCACAAGGATCTGGCCGGCAGCACCACCCAGCAGATGTCGCCCTAAACGATCGTCGAACCGACTGTCCCGTACCTGGGGCACCGCAGGCGGCGTCGAGAAGCACGGCCCTCCTCATCAAAAGGAAATAGGACAATGAACACCACGCAACTTTCCAGCAGCAACATGCTCGGGTCGGACAAGATCATCTCTCCAGCCCTGGCACTCGGCCATTCAACACTTGCCCAGATTGGCGACGTCGCACGCGACACTGCAGCCCGCATCCGACTCCGACACAGAAGACAAATCGGCGCGATTATCGAGAGTGGCATTGATCTGATCAGGATGAAAGAGCATCTCGGCGACGAGTTATTCCTCACTTGGTTGCAAGCTCAGCGCGGGATAAACGAGCACATGGCGCGTAAATACATGCGCCTCGCGCTGGAGTTCGGCGATAAGATCGAGATCGTTTCAGATCTGCCGCTGACAGTTCTTTATAAACTGATAGCGCGCGCAACACCCACTTCAGTCAGGACCGCAGTTTTGAGGTATCTCGCTCATGGACAGCGACTCGCTCCAGATGAAATAGATCGCCTCATCTTGGAGGGTCAGCGGGCCGAAGAACGAGTCAAAGCGGCGGAGAGGAGGGCCAAGAAGGCGGAGCAAGAGGCGAAAAAAGCTGAGCGGAAGGCTGAATGGGAGGCAAAACTCACTCCTCAGCAACGAGCAAGACGAGAGCGGCGAAACGCTAAAATAGCTCAAATGTCCCAATTAAATGGAACGGAGCCGTGCACGTCTTCAGCAGAAATGACAGCTCGCGGTTTGACTTATTGTCATTGCCCGGCCGGACAAACTTTACGTAAATCTCATGGACTCAGTATGGAGAACTAGGTTTTGCGACATAAAGAGGGGTATCGGCAAATTTCATGCGACATCCATTAGCTTCTGAAGTGTCGCGACTCACCATGGGTTATCGATCGACGTGATCGGCCCCGTTGTCCCGACACCGGTATCGCTATCGCCTTCGTTCCCATAACCATGGTCCGGCTTCGATCCAGAAGCCGGACCATCATCCATTTGGAAAGAGATTGCCGTCGGCATTGGCACAATCCTGCGGTGCATGTCAGTCGTTGATCTCGGGATCGAGCCCAGCTTCACTGAAACGGGTTTGCCACCTCGTCTGGCTCGTCTGGTGGCGCGATTTTGTCCGGCAGGTTCTTCTCGGTCTCAAGAGCTTGCACCACCTCGTCGATCACCGCCTTCAGGATCCGGGCATGTTCGAGCCCGGTCCTGTCGCGGGTCAGATCGATGTTGCCGTAGATCGACACGCGGTTCGTCCGGTTCTCGATCGTCAGGTCGCCGATGCCGAGCGACTCGCATTCGTTCGCGAAGGGCGAGATGGTCTTGTTCATGATGGCGTCCTCAGCGCATAAACTGCATCAGTCTGTCCAGGATCGTGTCCACGCTCCAGGGGCTCTCAGTCTGCTTCTGGCGCCTGCCCGGCAGCTTCGGGTCCGGCAGGGCCATTGCGTGATTCTTGACCGACGATGCAAGCCCCGGGAACGGATCGATCCCGGTGATCTGCTGAAGCTCGGCGATCGATACACCTCGCCACTGATCGCCATCGGCATTTTCCACGAGATAGGCGGCCGCCTGTTTGCGCTTGGGATCGTAGACGGCCTTGAAGATGTGGGTTGGCACCAGCACCCGTCCGCGCAGGCGCTGCAGGGTCGCGTCCTGGAAGACCGGGCCGCTGACGACGTACAGTTCCCCTGACTTGCGCGCGAGGCCACGCGCGGCGGACTCGATGCCCGACCAAAGGCCTCGGTTGCTCTGCGGATCCTGCGGGATGATATTGGCCAGGGAGAAGCTCTCGTGCTGCGCCTGATCGTCCGGCATATCGGCGGCCGGCGCGAGGTGGCCACGGTCGAAGCCGGAACGCGCGTAATCATTGAGGTCGGCGCGCTCATCGGTCGGCAGCTTGGCTTCCTCGTGGAAGGTATCCCTGCGCACGGTAGCCACAGCCGCGTCGAGCCCTTTTCGGGTCAGGTGCTCGGCCGCCCAGAGCGGGGAGCGCGTGATGCCGGAATGCAGCACGGCGAAGGCCGAGTAGCACAACGCCCGGGTCTTGGGGCGGAGCTTCGGGTTGATCAGGTCCGGCGCGCTGCCGTGTGGGAAGAACTGCGGGCACCCGGTCGGGGCCGCCAGGGAAATGGTGGTCATGCCGACGGTCGGGCATAACGCAAGAGCGGCTACGATGACGAGGCGCCTCAGCATGGGAGCACCAGAAGACACTCCGTGATCGATACAAACTTTTGACACCCCTGCCCCATCATTTTTCTTCCCAACCAGTGCAAAGCATTTCCCCTCAGCGTCTCCAGCGCCGCAGAGTCGGACG
This Skermanella mucosa DNA region includes the following protein-coding sequences:
- a CDS encoding DUF3102 domain-containing protein; the protein is MNTATTSDKISAPWRTASRQIPHCFNHRIADRINSRRKQQLYAVIEIGRDLLLVEEEIGARQFGEWLQAHCHIDEKAARRYMRFAKRFGDKLEVISELPDSILYKLGAGVTPEEVARVVLAYFEAGWPLPPNEIDRLIRERRAELHARYLDDIIG
- a CDS encoding DNA/RNA non-specific endonuclease; amino-acid sequence: MTTISLAAPTGCPQFFPHGSAPDLINPKLRPKTRALCYSAFAVLHSGITRSPLWAAEHLTRKGLDAAVATVRRDTFHEEAKLPTDERADLNDYARSGFDRGHLAPAADMPDDQAQHESFSLANIIPQDPQSNRGLWSGIESAARGLARKSGELYVVSGPVFQDATLQRLRGRVLVPTHIFKAVYDPKRKQAAAYLVENADGDQWRGVSIAELQQITGIDPFPGLASSVKNHAMALPDPKLPGRRQKQTESPWSVDTILDRLMQFMR